Proteins found in one Oribacterium sp. oral taxon 102 genomic segment:
- a CDS encoding DDE-type integrase/transposase/recombinase: MATITQDMRFRLSLIRYAQKHGVTKAAVRYRVNRQFIYRWMKRYDGSWESLSYRSRRPHSHPNQHTPEELKLISDMRRRNQSAGLVTFWVKLMQRGYKRSVTGLYRVLRRQGIMAVKPQNPKYVPKPYEQMLYPGQRFQIDVKYVPAVCLVNKAKGQKFYQYTAIDEYSRWRFVESFDEHNTYTSAAFLEHLLKAFPLPIECVQTDNGPEFTKRFIANSSSNLTLFPKRLAEHGIRHKQIRPFTPRHNGKVERSHRKDNERFYATHTFYSFEDFSRQLKLYNRRDYNNFPMRPLGWKSPAVVLREFIQWGVTYV; this comes from the coding sequence GTGGCTACTATAACACAGGATATGCGCTTTAGGCTATCTCTTATCCGTTACGCACAAAAACATGGTGTCACCAAAGCTGCGGTCCGTTATCGCGTTAACCGACAGTTTATCTACCGCTGGATGAAACGCTATGACGGCTCCTGGGAGTCTCTCAGTTACCGATCCAGGCGCCCCCACAGTCATCCCAACCAGCATACCCCGGAGGAGTTGAAGCTCATCTCCGACATGCGCCGCAGGAACCAAAGCGCCGGCCTTGTCACCTTCTGGGTAAAGCTCATGCAGCGCGGCTACAAACGCTCTGTTACCGGCCTTTATCGCGTTCTCAGGCGCCAGGGAATCATGGCAGTCAAGCCGCAGAACCCTAAGTATGTACCTAAGCCCTACGAGCAAATGCTCTATCCCGGCCAGCGGTTCCAAATTGATGTAAAATACGTTCCGGCAGTCTGTCTGGTTAACAAAGCCAAAGGGCAGAAATTCTACCAGTACACGGCGATCGATGAATACTCCCGCTGGCGTTTTGTGGAGTCCTTTGATGAGCATAATACCTACACATCCGCTGCTTTTCTGGAGCATCTGCTGAAGGCCTTTCCGCTGCCGATTGAATGCGTCCAGACGGACAACGGACCGGAATTCACAAAGCGCTTCATAGCCAATTCCTCTTCAAACCTGACTCTATTCCCAAAACGTCTGGCCGAGCATGGGATCCGGCACAAGCAGATCCGACCGTTTACCCCAAGGCATAACGGAAAGGTCGAGAGAAGTCACCGAAAAGACAACGAGCGTTTCTATGCCACGCACACCTTCTACTCCTTTGAGGACTTCTCCAGGCAGCTCAAACTGTATAACCGGAGGGATTACAACAACTTTCCGATGCGTCCCCTTGGCTGGAAATCCCCCGCCGTCGTCCTAAGAGAGTTTATTCAGTGGGGTGTAACATATGTTTGA
- a CDS encoding ATP-binding protein gives MTIDEVLKKNEKQIFDRKSIQIKPADLSDTICAFANADGGTIAIGISDKHRRIEGVDYHEEQLNEILRTPIDFCNPTVPITTEMVECTNYKGQPDHVLLMHIEASPLLHANQADEAFLRVGDKSKKLDFNDRMTLMYAKGVRYYEDEPVADASIDDLDLDFVRSYCRRIGYSKSPEEYVRENKKFVTVKDGRDQVSVAAILLFGKNPQLFFPRAFIRFIRYDGTEAKVGKDMNVVKDVIFEGRILEQVEKAVDFIKIQMKEKTYLGHDGIFVTEEEYSEFVRTEIVVNAATHRDYAIKGTDIQIKMFDDRLEVDSPGTFAGMVKKENIRYTHFSRNPKIAAFLKDYGYVKEYGEGVDRMCKELEAVGLPDPVFNNSTFILKTTVMSASFEGKSTDAASIQAENASIERNDASIQGKDALIEIMKKREIEGQVSSKDAADAGLIIEEVDILQVISSKEVMRILSCQTTKARLVLKMMEENGLIKAIQGKGKGKYILNVSE, from the coding sequence ATGACGATAGATGAAGTTCTTAAAAAGAACGAGAAGCAAATATTTGACCGCAAGAGCATACAGATCAAACCGGCAGATCTGTCGGATACCATCTGTGCTTTTGCCAATGCGGACGGCGGCACGATTGCCATCGGCATCTCAGACAAGCATCGCAGGATTGAAGGCGTTGATTACCATGAGGAGCAGCTGAACGAGATCCTGCGGACACCGATAGATTTCTGCAATCCGACGGTTCCGATAACCACGGAGATGGTGGAATGCACAAACTACAAAGGACAGCCGGATCATGTGCTTCTGATGCATATTGAAGCCAGTCCGCTTCTCCATGCCAATCAGGCGGACGAGGCATTCCTTCGTGTCGGGGATAAAAGCAAGAAGCTGGATTTCAATGACCGCATGACGCTGATGTACGCTAAGGGTGTGCGATATTACGAGGACGAGCCTGTGGCGGATGCTTCCATCGACGATCTCGACCTGGACTTTGTGCGGAGCTACTGCAGGCGGATTGGCTATAGCAAGTCACCGGAGGAATATGTCCGGGAGAATAAGAAGTTCGTCACCGTGAAGGATGGCAGGGATCAGGTTTCCGTGGCTGCAATCCTGCTGTTTGGCAAAAATCCACAGCTGTTCTTCCCTCGTGCGTTTATCCGTTTTATTCGCTATGACGGCACAGAGGCTAAGGTGGGCAAGGATATGAACGTGGTCAAGGACGTAATCTTTGAAGGTCGTATCCTGGAGCAGGTGGAAAAAGCTGTCGATTTCATCAAGATCCAGATGAAGGAGAAGACCTATCTTGGTCATGATGGCATTTTCGTCACTGAGGAAGAATACAGCGAGTTCGTCCGCACCGAGATCGTGGTTAACGCAGCTACCCACCGCGACTATGCCATCAAGGGCACGGATATTCAGATCAAGATGTTCGATGACCGGCTGGAAGTGGACAGCCCTGGTACCTTTGCCGGTATGGTGAAGAAAGAAAATATCCGTTACACCCACTTCTCCCGGAATCCGAAGATTGCCGCATTCCTGAAGGATTATGGATATGTGAAGGAATACGGCGAGGGCGTTGACAGGATGTGCAAGGAACTGGAGGCAGTCGGTTTGCCCGATCCGGTCTTCAACAACAGCACTTTCATCCTCAAAACGACGGTGATGAGCGCGTCCTTTGAAGGTAAATCGACGGATGCTGCGTCGATTCAGGCTGAAAACGCGTCGATTGAGAGAAACGACGCGTCGATTCAAGGAAAGGACGCGTTGATTGAGATAATGAAAAAGAGAGAAATAGAAGGTCAGGTATCTTCTAAGGACGCTGCGGATGCAGGGCTGATTATCGAAGAAGTGGATATCCTGCAGGTGATCTCGTCAAAAGAGGTGATGAGGATTCTTTCCTGCCAGACCACAAAAGCGAGGCTGGTTTTGAAGATGATGGAGGAAAATGGTCTGATTAAAGCTATACAAGGAAAAGGAAAAGGGAAGTATATTCTGAATGTATCGGAATAA
- a CDS encoding GNAT family N-acetyltransferase, with translation MLRLEKVNVKNVWELLKLKVLDDQKSFVASNDTSIVEAYTAITANGYAFPFGIYDGDVPVGFLMIGFDIDDYWDDAPEIAKGNYNLWRLMIDKAYQGKGFGKEAVKLALDFIRAFPCGEAEYCWLSYEPENDVARRLYSSFGFTETGEMDGEEVIAVMKLQREVIKEADVNGWTKLVAENRCKKDGEENNNVQYDLEDNRMIQFRMPTLIENKTLEDNGALCSSLGLKFIELNMNFPEYQVDRLEHIDPLVKIAEQAGIYYTIHLDENLNIADFNRLVSNAYLETVRRSIAVAKKLLFLRDQYGDSSQPFTLNMHMNHGIYITLPDRKVQMYDRDFDTYMMSIADFRTKCEEWIDGSDVMIVIENTDGFRDYEKKAINYLLKSPKFGLTWDIGHSKSIGEKDVPFIREHQEHLIHFHIHDGSEKPPKNHLALGDGEIDLLDRLKLAGRRNARCVLETKTIEALKKSVMWLAGHQRLETE, from the coding sequence ATGCTTAGGTTAGAGAAAGTCAATGTAAAAAACGTATGGGAGCTTCTGAAACTGAAGGTTTTGGATGACCAGAAAAGTTTTGTGGCGAGCAATGATACAAGCATAGTTGAGGCTTATACAGCAATTACAGCAAATGGGTATGCATTTCCATTTGGCATTTATGATGGTGATGTGCCGGTTGGATTTCTTATGATAGGTTTTGATATCGATGATTATTGGGACGATGCGCCAGAGATAGCTAAAGGAAACTATAACCTGTGGAGGCTTATGATTGATAAGGCTTATCAAGGAAAAGGATTTGGCAAGGAAGCCGTTAAACTTGCTTTAGACTTTATCAGGGCATTTCCTTGCGGAGAGGCTGAGTATTGCTGGCTATCTTATGAGCCTGAGAATGACGTTGCACGTCGATTATATAGTTCATTTGGATTTACCGAAACTGGTGAAATGGATGGCGAAGAAGTAATCGCCGTAATGAAACTACAGAGGGAAGTAATCAAGGAAGCAGATGTGAATGGATGGACAAAACTTGTGGCTGAAAATCGCTGTAAGAAAGATGGTGAAGAGAATAATAATGTTCAGTATGATCTGGAGGATAATAGGATGATACAGTTCAGGATGCCGACACTTATTGAGAATAAGACACTGGAAGATAATGGAGCACTTTGCAGTAGTCTTGGTCTCAAATTCATTGAACTGAATATGAATTTCCCAGAGTATCAGGTGGATCGGCTGGAGCATATAGATCCTCTGGTTAAGATAGCGGAACAAGCAGGAATCTACTATACCATCCATCTTGACGAGAATCTGAACATTGCTGACTTCAATAGGCTGGTGTCAAATGCATATCTGGAAACAGTTCGCCGGTCAATTGCGGTGGCAAAAAAGTTGTTGTTCTTGCGCGATCAGTATGGAGACAGCAGTCAGCCGTTTACTCTTAATATGCACATGAACCACGGCATATACATTACTTTACCTGATCGGAAGGTACAAATGTATGATCGTGATTTCGACACTTATATGATGTCCATTGCTGATTTTCGTACCAAATGCGAAGAATGGATCGATGGCAGCGATGTGATGATTGTCATTGAGAACACGGATGGATTCCGGGATTACGAGAAAAAGGCCATCAATTATCTGCTTAAAAGTCCAAAGTTCGGTTTGACCTGGGATATTGGACATTCCAAGTCAATCGGTGAGAAGGATGTTCCGTTTATCAGGGAACATCAGGAGCATCTGATACATTTTCATATTCATGACGGATCAGAAAAGCCGCCGAAGAATCACCTGGCTCTCGGAGATGGGGAGATTGATCTTTTGGACAGGCTGAAGCTGGCAGGGAGAAGGAATGCCAGATGTGTACTGGAAACCAAAACTATAGAAGCATTAAAAAAATCGGTTATGTGGCTGGCTGGTCATCAGAGATTGGAGACTGAATAA
- a CDS encoding restriction endonuclease subunit S, with protein MNAISENHDSRRKPVTSGNREAGEYPYYGASGIVDYVSSYIFDGDYLLISEDGNNLVARSTPIAFSISGKNWVNNHAHVLKFDCYATRRYVEFYLNSIDLSPYISGGAQPKLNQKNLNSIPIPLPSISEQERIVGFLDRFDALCNDLTSGLPAEIEARTKQYEFYRDKLLTFQQK; from the coding sequence TTGAATGCAATTTCGGAAAACCATGACAGCAGGAGAAAGCCTGTTACAAGCGGAAACCGTGAAGCTGGTGAATACCCTTATTATGGCGCTTCCGGCATTGTGGACTATGTGAGCAGTTATATCTTCGATGGAGACTACTTGCTTATATCAGAGGATGGCAACAACCTTGTAGCGAGAAGCACACCGATTGCGTTCTCTATTTCGGGGAAAAACTGGGTAAACAACCATGCCCATGTGTTGAAGTTTGACTGTTACGCAACAAGAAGGTATGTCGAGTTCTATCTGAACTCTATCGACCTTTCTCCATATATTTCGGGTGGAGCGCAGCCAAAGCTGAATCAGAAGAATCTGAACAGTATTCCCATTCCTCTCCCGTCTATCAGCGAACAAGAAAGGATTGTGGGATTTCTTGACCGCTTTGACGCTCTTTGCAACGATCTGACTTCTGGCTTGCCCGCCGAGATTGAAGCACGAACAAAGCAATACGAATTTTACCGAGATAAACTGCTGACCTTTCAGCAAAAATAA
- a CDS encoding type I restriction endonuclease: protein MSAYNIIAASNESTVVAEYTPENSRSDSFQSEAALEKEFIRLLTTQGYEYLTIHDENSLIANLRRQLERLNDYTFTDSEWKRFLTETLANANEGIIEKSRTIQTDHVKVLRRDDGTSKNIQLIDKKNIHNNRLQVINQYEESEGKHDTRYDMTILVNGLPLVHVELKRRGVAIREAFNQIKRYQRDSFWAASGLYEYVQIWS, encoded by the coding sequence ATGAGCGCTTATAACATCATTGCCGCAAGCAATGAGAGCACCGTAGTTGCTGAATATACGCCGGAAAACTCACGCTCTGACAGCTTTCAGAGTGAAGCGGCTCTTGAAAAAGAGTTCATCCGGCTGCTGACTACGCAAGGGTACGAGTACCTTACCATCCATGATGAGAACAGTCTGATTGCTAACCTCAGGCGGCAGTTGGAGCGTTTAAACGATTACACCTTTACTGACAGCGAGTGGAAGCGTTTCCTTACGGAGACCCTTGCCAATGCCAACGAGGGAATCATTGAGAAAAGCCGTACCATCCAGACCGACCATGTAAAGGTACTCCGCAGGGATGATGGAACTTCTAAGAACATTCAGCTTATAGATAAAAAGAATATTCACAACAACCGCTTGCAGGTTATCAACCAGTATGAAGAATCTGAGGGGAAGCACGATACTCGCTACGATATGACAATTTTAGTCAACGGTCTGCCCCTCGTCCATGTGGAGCTGAAACGCCGGGGCGTTGCCATCCGGGAAGCCTTTAACCAGATCAAACGCTATCAGCGAGACAGCTTCTGGGCGGCGAGCGGTTTGTACGAGTATGTGCAGATTTGGAGCTAG
- a CDS encoding virulence RhuM family protein: MKKDKREISIVRSSAAEYLTFVASTGADEKSIEMRYENENIWLTQKMMAALYDVDVRTINDHIKKIYSDSELEQSATIRKYRIVQTEGSREVAREVNHYNLQMIISVGFKVNNERAVQFRKWVNYIVKDYTIQGWVMDDNRLKNGGTVLTKEYFEKQLEKIREIRLSERKFYQKITDIYATALDYDPSAAATKRFFAAVQNKLHYSVHGQTAAEVIYNQADAGKEHMGLTTWDGSPKSKIHAYDVVVAKNYLTEKELSQLGRIVSAYLDLAEAQAERHIPMTMADWEKRLDGFLTVWDREVLQDAGKISAELAKAHALSEFEKYRIVQDQLYQSDFDRILLEEAAQSLPEAIETETGKDGEDK; the protein is encoded by the coding sequence ATGAAGAAGGACAAGCGTGAAATCAGCATCGTTCGTTCCTCCGCTGCGGAATATCTGACATTTGTTGCCTCCACAGGTGCAGACGAAAAAAGCATAGAGATGCGTTACGAGAACGAAAACATCTGGCTGACGCAAAAAATGATGGCCGCTTTGTATGATGTGGATGTACGAACCATCAATGACCATATTAAAAAAATATATTCTGATTCAGAATTGGAACAATCGGCAACTATCCGAAAATATCGGATAGTTCAAACGGAAGGTTCCCGTGAGGTTGCTCGTGAAGTAAACCATTATAATCTGCAAATGATTATTTCGGTTGGCTTCAAGGTGAATAACGAGCGAGCGGTGCAGTTTAGAAAATGGGTCAACTATATTGTAAAAGATTACACCATTCAAGGCTGGGTTATGGATGATAACCGTCTGAAAAATGGTGGAACAGTGCTGACAAAAGAATATTTTGAAAAGCAGCTGGAAAAAATCCGTGAGATTCGTCTTTCGGAACGAAAATTCTACCAGAAAATCACCGATATTTATGCCACAGCTTTGGACTATGACCCTTCTGCAGCGGCTACAAAACGCTTTTTTGCAGCGGTGCAAAACAAATTGCATTACAGTGTTCATGGGCAAACAGCAGCCGAGGTTATCTACAACCAAGCAGATGCAGGAAAGGAACACATGGGGCTTACCACATGGGACGGCTCGCCAAAAAGCAAAATTCATGCCTATGATGTTGTGGTAGCGAAAAACTACTTGACCGAAAAGGAGCTTTCCCAGTTGGGACGCATTGTTTCGGCATATCTGGATCTGGCAGAAGCACAGGCAGAGCGGCACATTCCGATGACAATGGCAGATTGGGAGAAGCGGCTCGATGGCTTTCTCACCGTGTGGGACAGAGAGGTTTTGCAGGATGCCGGAAAGATATCCGCAGAGCTTGCCAAGGCTCACGCCCTGAGCGAGTTTGAAAAGTATCGCATCGTGCAGGATCAGCTGTATCAAAGCGACTTCGACAGGATATTACTGGAAGAAGCAGCGCAGAGCCTGCCGGAAGCGATTGAAACAGAAACCGGGAAGGATGGTGAGGACAAATGA
- a CDS encoding transposase → MAKGTVYTQQFKEDAVRYKKEHPELSYQAAASNLNVSISALKSWIKKAKENDGEVPTRGAGNYSSDEAKEIARLQRELRDTKDALEVLKKAIGILGN, encoded by the coding sequence ATGGCAAAAGGAACGGTATATACCCAACAATTCAAGGAGGATGCAGTTCGCTACAAAAAGGAGCATCCGGAACTATCTTACCAGGCAGCAGCCAGTAATCTCAATGTCAGTATTTCTGCGTTAAAGTCCTGGATCAAGAAGGCAAAGGAGAACGATGGTGAGGTCCCAACCCGCGGAGCCGGCAATTATTCCAGCGACGAGGCAAAGGAAATCGCCAGGCTTCAGCGAGAATTACGAGATACAAAGGACGCACTTGAAGTATTAAAAAAAGCCATCGGTATCCTGGGAAACTGA
- a CDS encoding restriction endonuclease subunit S, whose amino-acid sequence MTPLGYHTDYNYPENTAFVIGAGAAGEIGFSSVKFWAADDCYPMVCREDISSRYLYHALLRIQPQIKSRVRKASIPRLSRASIEQLEIPVPPLPVQSEIVRILDNFTELTARKKQYEFYRDKLLTYSYDVELFTISDIAETSIGLATSVSQHKRENGVILLHNSDIQQNKIVLKTVEYISKEFAQKNKKKILRKGDIITVHTGDVGTSAVIDDEYDGAIGFTTITTRIKDTARVNPYFLCHYLNSHKCKQDIASMTISDRNNLNQKSFDTIQIPVPPLEIQNRIVNVLDNFDAICSDLKIGLPAEIEARQKQYEFYRDALLTYAATGKTILTNRQTDKQTNRQTDKQTNRQTDKQTNRQTDKQTNRQTDKQTNRQTDKQTNRQTDKQTNRQTDKQTNRQTDKQTNRQTDKQTNRQTDKQTNRQTDKQTIIMR is encoded by the coding sequence ATGACCCCTCTTGGATACCATACGGATTATAATTACCCAGAAAATACCGCCTTTGTTATTGGGGCAGGTGCGGCTGGCGAAATTGGCTTCAGTTCCGTAAAATTTTGGGCTGCTGATGACTGCTATCCAATGGTATGCAGAGAAGATATTTCCAGTAGATACCTGTATCATGCGCTTCTAAGGATTCAGCCACAAATTAAATCGAGAGTTCGAAAAGCCAGTATCCCAAGATTGTCAAGGGCATCAATTGAGCAACTTGAAATCCCCGTTCCCCCTCTGCCTGTGCAGAGTGAAATTGTCCGTATTCTGGACAATTTCACGGAGCTTACAGCGAGAAAGAAGCAGTATGAGTTTTATCGGGACAAGCTGCTGACATACAGCTATGATGTCGAGCTGTTTACCATTTCTGATATAGCTGAGACAAGCATAGGACTTGCTACTTCTGTCAGTCAGCACAAAAGAGAAAACGGCGTAATTCTTTTGCACAATTCTGATATTCAACAGAATAAAATTGTACTGAAAACTGTCGAATATATTAGCAAGGAGTTTGCACAGAAAAACAAGAAGAAGATTTTGCGTAAGGGCGATATTATAACCGTCCATACAGGTGATGTTGGGACATCGGCTGTAATTGATGATGAATACGATGGTGCAATTGGGTTTACTACAATAACGACGAGAATCAAGGATACTGCACGGGTTAATCCATATTTCCTTTGTCATTATCTGAATTCCCATAAATGCAAACAAGATATTGCGTCAATGACTATAAGTGATAGGAACAATTTGAATCAAAAGAGCTTTGATACGATACAGATACCTGTTCCGCCGCTTGAAATTCAAAACCGTATTGTCAATGTTCTCGACAACTTCGATGCTATCTGTTCTGACCTGAAAATCGGTCTCCCTGCCGAGATCGAAGCAAGACAAAAGCAGTATGAGTTCTATCGTGATGCCCTCTTGACTTACGCCGCAACTGGCAAGACAATCTTAACAAACAGACAAACAGACAAACAGACAAACAGACAAACAGACAAACAGACAAACAGACAAACAGACAAACAGACAAACAGACAAACAGACAAACAGACAAACAGACAAACAGACAAACAGACAAACAGACAAACAGACAAACAGACAAACAGACAAACAGACAAACAGACAAACAGACAAACAGACAAACAGACAAACAGACAAACAGACAAACAGACAAACAGACAAACAGACAAACAGACAAACAGACAAACAGACAAACAGACAAACAGACAAACAGACAAACAGACAATTATAATGCGCTGA
- a CDS encoding TraX family protein produces MEKKLNANQIKLIAIVAMTIDHLTWAFFPGTQAVWYVFVLHIIGRLTAPIMWFFIVEGCHYTRNMGKYIGRLFLFAVISHFAYDFAFGIPFLPLSTGTFNQTSVMWSLAWAAVLIWICNQDRIPQWVKIISIIAICLISFPSDWSSIAVMCPFGLHVHRGKFKLQARDIVLWSFIYAAVYFLFLDKLYGALQMFTFLTIPILAQYNGERGKWKRMKWFFYVYYPAHLVIIGIIRIALHGDISIIF; encoded by the coding sequence ATGGAAAAGAAGCTCAACGCAAATCAAATAAAGCTGATTGCTATTGTTGCCATGACGATAGATCATTTGACGTGGGCTTTCTTTCCGGGAACACAGGCGGTGTGGTATGTATTTGTATTGCATATCATCGGCAGGCTCACGGCTCCTATCATGTGGTTCTTCATTGTGGAAGGCTGCCATTATACCAGAAACATGGGTAAATACATCGGCAGGTTGTTCTTGTTTGCCGTCATATCGCATTTTGCATATGACTTTGCATTCGGCATACCCTTCCTGCCGTTATCTACAGGTACATTTAATCAAACAAGTGTTATGTGGTCTCTGGCATGGGCAGCAGTCTTGATCTGGATATGCAATCAGGATCGAATACCACAGTGGGTTAAGATTATAAGCATCATTGCGATATGCCTGATCTCCTTTCCTTCGGACTGGTCGAGCATTGCGGTCATGTGCCCATTTGGCCTGCATGTTCATAGGGGAAAGTTTAAGCTGCAGGCGAGGGATATCGTTTTATGGAGCTTTATCTATGCGGCGGTATATTTCCTGTTCCTTGACAAGCTGTATGGGGCTCTGCAGATGTTCACATTCCTTACGATTCCGATTCTCGCACAGTATAATGGCGAGCGTGGAAAGTGGAAGAGAATGAAATGGTTTTTCTATGTGTATTATCCGGCGCACCTGGTGATAATAGGAATTATCAGAATTGCGCTTCATGGCGATATCTCAATTATATTTTAA
- a CDS encoding GNAT family N-acetyltransferase, which translates to MILSEEKYELDGKEILLRSANETADDANMLIDYLKTVTGETRFLMCAPDEVKYTTEDELIFIKEHNESENGLLILAFVDGEYAGNCSFEGKTSSRRIKHRAGIGIALFQKYTGFGLGRLLMEVLIRKIKDQGYEQAELTVVGGNDGAYHLYESLGFKEYGRIPDANKYDDGTYSDDILMVLPLK; encoded by the coding sequence ATGATTTTATCCGAAGAAAAATACGAGCTGGACGGAAAAGAGATATTGCTACGCAGTGCAAATGAAACTGCTGATGATGCCAATATGCTGATTGACTATCTGAAAACCGTCACAGGAGAGACAAGGTTTTTGATGTGTGCGCCGGATGAAGTCAAATACACTACGGAAGACGAGCTTATTTTTATTAAGGAACACAATGAATCTGAGAACGGCTTATTGATACTCGCGTTCGTTGATGGCGAGTATGCGGGAAACTGTTCTTTTGAGGGAAAAACAAGTAGCCGCAGGATAAAACATCGTGCGGGTATAGGGATTGCTCTGTTTCAGAAGTATACGGGTTTTGGCTTGGGAAGACTCTTGATGGAAGTCCTGATCCGAAAGATAAAAGATCAAGGGTATGAACAGGCTGAGTTGACTGTGGTTGGCGGAAATGACGGGGCTTATCATCTTTATGAAAGCCTGGGCTTTAAGGAGTATGGTCGTATACCAGATGCGAACAAATATGATGATGGGACATATAGCGATGACATTTTGATGGTGCTGCCGTTAAAGTGA